In Arthrobacter sp. B3I4, the following proteins share a genomic window:
- a CDS encoding penicillin-binding protein 2, which yields MNQAIRNSWIAAIAMFALIFGALSYVQVVGADELKANAWNKRTLLQNYCNDRGAIIVGGTAVAQSVPGSESCQFQRSYTQPELYAGITGYFSKNYGLTGMELAMNEQLAGSSDQLFLDRVGQLFLGNQPKGASVELTLDPKLQKLAFDLIPEGQRGSIVVTNPKTGAILAMVSKPSYDPNLVATQDAEAEAANITALNKIPGINLNQSVSGPTGALLAPGSVFKIIDTAAALSSGKYNKDSVLPNPAELSFPGIQYTLPNYAGGNCYTRDTASFAFALQQSCNTPFAKIALDLGQKAIEDQASKFGFGQGFGDQLKLDFAKSTFPSEPLDPSGLAQSAIGQRDVKATPLQINLMTAAIANGGVEMKPSLVKAVRSPDLRVISEPKPEKLRTSTTPEISRQITEWMTSVVSEGIGRGAAVPGVEVAGKTGTAELGNGLNNSWFTGFAPANDPQVAVTIVMQGVDITTGAQLTSPNAKKIFEAVLNK from the coding sequence GTGAACCAGGCAATCCGCAATTCCTGGATCGCCGCGATCGCGATGTTCGCGCTGATCTTCGGCGCGCTCAGCTACGTGCAGGTGGTAGGCGCGGACGAGCTTAAAGCCAACGCGTGGAACAAACGCACCCTGCTGCAGAACTACTGCAACGACCGGGGCGCCATCATCGTCGGCGGAACCGCCGTCGCGCAGTCCGTTCCGGGCAGCGAAAGCTGCCAGTTCCAGCGCAGCTACACCCAGCCGGAGCTGTATGCCGGCATCACCGGCTACTTCTCGAAGAACTACGGCCTGACCGGCATGGAACTGGCGATGAACGAACAGCTCGCGGGCAGCTCGGACCAGCTGTTCCTGGACCGCGTCGGCCAGTTGTTCCTCGGCAACCAGCCCAAGGGTGCCTCGGTAGAACTGACGCTGGACCCGAAACTCCAGAAACTGGCGTTCGACCTGATTCCGGAGGGCCAGCGCGGCTCGATTGTGGTCACTAACCCCAAGACCGGCGCGATCCTGGCGATGGTCTCCAAGCCCTCGTACGACCCCAACTTGGTCGCTACCCAGGACGCGGAGGCCGAGGCGGCCAACATCACAGCCTTGAATAAGATTCCCGGCATCAACCTGAACCAGTCCGTCAGCGGACCCACCGGGGCGCTGCTGGCGCCCGGATCCGTCTTCAAAATCATCGACACGGCGGCAGCCCTCAGCTCGGGCAAATACAACAAGGACAGTGTGCTGCCGAACCCCGCCGAGCTGTCTTTCCCGGGGATCCAGTACACGCTGCCCAACTACGCCGGAGGCAACTGCTACACCCGGGACACCGCCTCGTTCGCCTTCGCCCTGCAGCAGTCCTGCAACACCCCGTTTGCCAAGATCGCCCTCGACCTGGGGCAGAAAGCGATCGAGGACCAGGCATCGAAGTTCGGCTTCGGCCAGGGCTTTGGCGACCAGCTGAAGCTGGACTTCGCCAAGAGCACGTTCCCCAGCGAACCGCTGGACCCCTCCGGTCTGGCGCAGTCTGCCATCGGCCAGCGCGACGTCAAGGCGACTCCGCTGCAGATCAACCTGATGACCGCCGCCATTGCCAACGGTGGCGTCGAAATGAAACCCAGCCTGGTCAAGGCGGTCCGGTCCCCGGATCTGCGGGTCATCAGCGAGCCAAAGCCGGAGAAGTTGCGGACCTCCACCACCCCGGAGATTTCGCGCCAGATCACCGAGTGGATGACGAGCGTGGTGAGCGAAGGCATCGGCCGGGGAGCCGCGGTGCCCGGCGTCGAGGTGGCTGGCAAGACCGGCACGGCCGAGCTCGGGAACGGCCTGAACAATTCTTGGTTTACCGGGTTCGCTCCGGCAAATGACCCGCAAGTGGCTGTCACTATCGTCATGCAGGGCGTAGACATCACCACCGGCGCACAGCTAACCAGTCCGAATGCGAAGAAGATTTTTGAGGCGGTGTTGAATAAGTGA
- a CDS encoding FtsW/RodA/SpoVE family cell cycle protein — MTSIDPTPKPRRNAELVLLVLALIVGIGANALVGVDRQKAFDTDFWFQSGLFTAAALAFHVVLRIRAKYADPVILPLVVALNGLGLAMIHRLDRVGEDTGNNQLRWTLVAMAVAIAVIFFLKDHRILRRFTYISLAASAVLLILPLIPGISAGEVLGASVWIKLGSMTFQPGEIAKITLAIFFAGYLSSNRDLILLAGRKIGPVQFPRFKDLGPMITAWLVSIGVLIFQRDLGTSILFFGLFLVMIYVATSRISWVIIGVVLMVVGGFAASKVFAHVALRIDGWINAFTEEVYGREFGGSRQIVEGLFGMANGGLVGTGLGQGRPNLVPFANSDMIVASFGEELGLIGVFAIVLMYLLLFTRGFRAALGTRDAFGKLLATGLSFAVALQCFVVIGGVTRLIPLTGLTTPFLAAGGSSLLANWIIVGLLLMISHTARGPVHTTPLPPGQEPDTTKDASPMPAQPAAAPVGRTSPSSEAPTEAVKHL, encoded by the coding sequence ATGACTTCCATTGACCCCACTCCGAAACCCCGCCGCAACGCAGAACTCGTGCTGTTGGTCCTGGCCCTTATTGTGGGCATCGGCGCCAACGCCCTCGTGGGCGTCGACCGGCAAAAGGCCTTCGACACCGACTTCTGGTTCCAGTCCGGGCTGTTTACCGCGGCGGCGCTGGCCTTCCACGTGGTGCTCCGCATCCGTGCGAAATATGCTGACCCGGTAATACTTCCGCTGGTGGTTGCCCTTAACGGCCTTGGCCTGGCCATGATCCACCGTTTGGACAGAGTGGGCGAAGACACCGGAAACAACCAGCTGCGCTGGACCCTCGTGGCGATGGCCGTAGCGATCGCTGTCATTTTTTTTCTCAAAGACCACCGGATTCTGCGCCGGTTTACTTATATTTCCCTAGCTGCCAGTGCCGTGCTGCTGATCCTGCCGCTGATCCCCGGCATCTCCGCCGGAGAGGTGCTCGGGGCCAGTGTCTGGATCAAGCTGGGGTCCATGACCTTCCAGCCCGGTGAAATCGCGAAGATAACCCTCGCCATATTCTTTGCCGGGTATCTTTCGTCCAACCGCGATCTCATCCTCCTCGCCGGCCGCAAAATCGGCCCTGTGCAGTTCCCCCGGTTCAAGGACCTCGGCCCAATGATTACCGCCTGGCTGGTCAGCATCGGTGTGCTGATCTTCCAGCGCGACCTTGGTACTTCGATCTTGTTCTTTGGCTTGTTCCTGGTCATGATCTACGTCGCGACCAGCCGGATCAGCTGGGTCATTATCGGCGTGGTCCTTATGGTGGTAGGCGGATTTGCGGCGTCGAAGGTTTTCGCGCACGTTGCGCTCCGCATCGACGGCTGGATCAATGCCTTCACCGAGGAGGTCTACGGGCGCGAATTCGGCGGCAGCCGCCAAATCGTCGAGGGGCTCTTCGGGATGGCCAATGGCGGCCTGGTCGGCACCGGTCTGGGCCAGGGCCGTCCTAATCTTGTTCCGTTTGCCAACAGCGACATGATTGTCGCGTCCTTCGGCGAAGAACTGGGGCTGATCGGCGTTTTTGCCATCGTCCTGATGTATCTGCTGCTGTTCACCCGAGGGTTCCGTGCTGCTCTGGGCACCCGCGACGCGTTCGGCAAACTGCTAGCCACCGGGCTGTCCTTTGCCGTGGCGCTGCAGTGCTTCGTGGTGATCGGCGGTGTCACTCGGTTGATCCCACTCACCGGCCTGACCACGCCGTTCCTGGCCGCCGGTGGGTCCTCGCTGCTGGCGAACTGGATCATTGTCGGGCTGTTGCTGATGATCTCCCACACAGCCCGCGGACCTGTCCATACCACCCCGCTGCCCCCGGGGCAGGAACCTGACACGACGAAGGACGCTTCCCCCATGCCGGCCCAGCCCGCGGCGGCTCCGGTCGGCCGCACCAGCCCCAGCTCCGAAGCCCCGACCGAGGCGGTGAAACACCTGTGA
- a CDS encoding protein kinase, translating into MRPTSGITLGGRFQLTTRIAIGGMGEVWKAKDLILGRIVAIKVLKEEYTGDPGFLQRFRAEARHTALLNHVGIANVFDYGEEEGSAYLVMELVPGQPLSSIIEREQVLSPDRTLSMISQTARALSVAHAQGLVHRDVKPGNLLITPEGRVKVTDFGIARLADQVPLTQTGQVMGTAQYLAPEQATGQTATGASDIYSLGVIGYECLTGHRPFSGESQIAIALAQVNDAPPPLPESLPRPVRALLMSMLAKDPKNRPADAIKLAEAAEAIRNGDIAAAHAAVPGMLLFDAPATGPITAPVDVPTAATGVIGTSEDKSTSALPVVGAAGAGAAAGLAAGAAAASGYGARNALSRANALGAERTWVQEEEDYDGYEPEEEPQRRGRSPWTWPLIALILLVLFALVGFVLSQAGMLFPSPSATSSSAKASTSSAAPTSKSPSPTPSPSSSSATPTQTTPPAINLVPEEYLGKPYQEVRSKLIGLGLGVTGEEVFNDSAPGTVTEINPAGSVPPGTTITVSYSKGPRPVAVPRLDPGASETAVQQAIEAAGLRWQKGDPVDGKKNQQPGTFVSSEPASGSQVPAGSVVTYHLAAAPAPASPSPSPTPSVSSTK; encoded by the coding sequence GTGAGGCCTACATCGGGAATCACCCTCGGCGGCAGATTCCAGCTGACCACACGCATTGCGATCGGCGGCATGGGGGAAGTCTGGAAGGCCAAGGACCTCATTCTTGGCCGGATCGTCGCCATCAAGGTCCTCAAAGAGGAATACACCGGCGACCCCGGATTCCTGCAGCGCTTCCGGGCCGAAGCGCGGCACACCGCCTTGCTCAACCACGTCGGCATTGCCAACGTGTTTGACTACGGCGAGGAGGAGGGCTCCGCCTATCTGGTCATGGAACTCGTTCCCGGCCAGCCGCTGAGCAGCATTATCGAACGTGAGCAGGTGCTCTCCCCGGACCGAACCCTGTCAATGATCTCGCAGACGGCGCGGGCCCTCTCCGTGGCACACGCCCAGGGTCTGGTGCACCGCGACGTCAAGCCCGGCAACCTGCTCATCACCCCGGAGGGGCGGGTCAAGGTCACGGACTTCGGCATCGCGCGGCTGGCGGACCAGGTTCCGCTGACGCAGACGGGCCAGGTAATGGGCACGGCACAGTACCTCGCCCCCGAGCAGGCGACCGGGCAGACGGCGACCGGAGCCTCGGACATCTACTCGCTGGGCGTCATTGGGTACGAATGCCTTACCGGGCACCGCCCGTTCTCCGGAGAATCGCAGATCGCGATTGCCTTGGCCCAGGTTAACGACGCGCCGCCGCCGCTGCCGGAGTCCCTGCCGCGACCGGTGCGTGCCCTGCTGATGTCGATGCTTGCCAAGGACCCCAAAAACCGTCCGGCCGACGCGATCAAACTGGCCGAAGCGGCGGAGGCGATCCGCAACGGTGACATTGCAGCGGCCCACGCTGCTGTGCCCGGCATGCTGCTGTTCGACGCGCCCGCCACCGGCCCCATCACGGCACCCGTTGACGTCCCTACGGCTGCCACCGGCGTCATCGGCACCTCAGAGGACAAGTCAACGTCGGCTCTCCCGGTCGTCGGCGCAGCCGGAGCCGGTGCCGCCGCGGGGCTGGCCGCGGGAGCCGCCGCTGCCAGCGGCTATGGTGCCCGGAACGCGCTGTCCCGCGCCAACGCGCTGGGCGCCGAGCGCACCTGGGTCCAGGAGGAAGAGGACTACGACGGGTACGAGCCCGAGGAGGAACCACAGCGGCGGGGGCGCAGTCCGTGGACCTGGCCGTTGATCGCCCTGATCCTGCTGGTGCTCTTTGCTTTGGTGGGTTTCGTCCTTTCACAGGCCGGCATGCTGTTCCCCTCACCGTCGGCCACCAGTTCAAGCGCCAAGGCCAGCACGTCGAGCGCGGCCCCGACCTCCAAGAGCCCGAGTCCCACCCCGAGCCCGTCGAGCAGCTCGGCTACGCCGACCCAGACGACGCCGCCGGCGATCAACCTCGTTCCTGAAGAGTATCTGGGCAAGCCTTACCAGGAGGTCCGGAGCAAACTGATAGGCCTCGGACTGGGCGTCACAGGTGAAGAGGTGTTCAACGATTCCGCTCCGGGAACAGTTACAGAGATCAACCCCGCCGGGTCGGTCCCACCTGGCACAACTATCACAGTGAGCTATTCGAAGGGCCCGAGACCAGTCGCCGTTCCCCGGCTGGATCCCGGTGCCTCCGAGACTGCCGTCCAACAGGCGATCGAAGCCGCCGGTCTGCGCTGGCAGAAGGGCGACCCGGTTGACGGCAAGAAAAACCAGCAGCCGGGCACGTTCGTAAGTTCCGAGCCCGCCTCCGGTTCACAGGTACCGGCCGGTTCCGTGGTCACCTACCATCTCGCCGCCGCCCCGGCACCGGCGTCGCCGTCGCCGTCGCCCACCCCGAGCGTCAGCTCCACCAAGTAG
- a CDS encoding PP2C family serine/threonine-protein phosphatase, which produces MAAPENPANTAATAPKRPLIMRFAARSDVGRVRSKNDDSAYVGLHLAVVADGMGGHAGGDVASGATVLDMIHLDRDDYDAGTGEADTVLADEIQTANSLLSELVHMNPKLAGMGTTVTALLLAGGKLHFAHIGDSRAYRLRNGKFEQVSVDHTFVQRLIDEGRLRPEEAETHPHKNVLMRVLGDVDASPELDLDVLDVESGERWLLCSDGLNYVAGHVVERTVRETKDLRECAEILVDLTLEAGSPDNVTVVVVDIAEQTPDDVSTAAVQVVPRPPAAAAALPPALAAKPPAAAAGSAGSTYAGSSETKDDTTGSNSGNVPAGGPDQSKDPGSPTDPHLGEHLSAEVLREELSGRPHELVGAAAAAAESGSIPSIAGRTVARRAATMLTHKADPAKETGEEDKPPLKRRRWLTISIASAIVAVLGIGLWLGYAWTQTRYYIGEHDQHVAIFNGVSQQLGPIPLSTLETVTDIRMSDLPEFSQQRVRQTVPARDLYDAQRIVKNLERTGTTSPADECLTPSPTASASPGASGKPPATAAPAPAPSGSATATAASGSPAPSPSPTNCEGGK; this is translated from the coding sequence GTGGCCGCACCCGAAAATCCCGCCAACACGGCAGCAACTGCCCCGAAGCGGCCGCTCATCATGCGCTTCGCCGCGCGTTCAGACGTGGGCCGCGTGCGCTCCAAAAATGATGACTCGGCCTACGTCGGGCTGCATCTCGCCGTCGTCGCCGACGGCATGGGCGGTCACGCCGGCGGAGACGTTGCCTCCGGGGCAACCGTTCTGGACATGATCCACCTCGACCGCGACGACTATGACGCCGGGACCGGCGAAGCGGACACCGTCCTGGCCGATGAGATCCAGACTGCCAACTCTCTGCTGTCCGAGCTGGTTCACATGAACCCGAAGCTCGCCGGGATGGGGACCACGGTCACGGCGTTGCTGCTGGCCGGCGGAAAGCTCCACTTCGCGCACATTGGTGACTCGCGCGCCTATCGGCTGCGCAACGGCAAGTTCGAACAGGTCAGCGTCGACCACACCTTCGTCCAGCGGCTTATCGACGAGGGTCGGCTCCGGCCCGAAGAGGCCGAAACGCATCCGCACAAGAACGTGCTGATGCGCGTTCTCGGCGATGTCGATGCCAGTCCCGAACTGGACCTCGACGTGCTCGACGTCGAATCGGGCGAACGCTGGCTCCTCTGCTCCGACGGACTGAACTACGTCGCCGGCCATGTCGTTGAGCGCACCGTCCGCGAGACCAAGGACCTGCGCGAGTGCGCCGAAATCCTCGTCGACCTCACTCTCGAGGCGGGATCACCGGACAACGTGACGGTCGTCGTGGTCGACATCGCAGAGCAAACGCCCGACGACGTGAGCACCGCCGCGGTCCAGGTTGTCCCCCGGCCGCCCGCAGCTGCTGCTGCCCTGCCACCGGCGCTGGCCGCCAAACCGCCGGCCGCAGCAGCCGGCAGTGCAGGAAGCACGTACGCCGGGAGCTCCGAGACCAAGGACGATACAACCGGGAGCAACTCCGGGAACGTCCCTGCCGGCGGTCCGGACCAGTCCAAAGACCCCGGGTCTCCCACCGACCCCCACCTCGGCGAGCACCTCTCCGCCGAAGTTCTGCGTGAAGAACTCTCCGGCCGCCCCCACGAGCTCGTAGGCGCGGCGGCTGCGGCGGCGGAGTCAGGTTCGATACCGTCCATCGCAGGCCGGACGGTGGCCCGCCGGGCCGCCACCATGCTGACGCACAAAGCGGACCCGGCCAAAGAAACAGGCGAAGAGGACAAGCCGCCGCTGAAACGACGCCGCTGGCTCACCATCTCCATTGCCTCCGCGATTGTTGCCGTCCTCGGAATCGGCCTGTGGCTTGGCTACGCCTGGACCCAGACCCGCTACTACATCGGAGAGCACGACCAGCATGTGGCCATCTTTAACGGGGTCTCCCAGCAGTTGGGCCCCATTCCGCTTTCCACCCTCGAAACGGTGACGGATATCCGTATGTCCGACCTGCCGGAGTTCTCGCAGCAGCGGGTGCGCCAGACCGTCCCCGCCAGGGACCTCTACGATGCCCAGCGGATCGTGAAAAACCTTGAGCGGACCGGTACGACGTCTCCTGCCGACGAGTGCCTGACGCCGTCGCCGACCGCCAGCGCTTCTCCCGGCGCCAGCGGCAAGCCACCCGCGACCGCCGCACCTGCGCCCGCACCGTCAGGGTCGGCGACCGCCACGGCAGCGTCCGGGTCGCCGGCGCCTTCACCGTCCCCGACTAACTGCGAGGGGGGCAAATGA
- a CDS encoding DUF3662 and FHA domain-containing protein: MGLLDKVERGIEKAVRGVFSTGSRAQVEPVEIASHLRREVDNKALTIAAGRTLAPNVFDVLLSDDDFQRAQEWGTPLAEELCDVVINHVRSQGYTLQGPVRISFRRDEDHRAGDFEIKSRTEKAGGSPSQPGTQGTTPAPPARQPARLQPVLDIDGQRYSLNASSVVLGRSSEADILIDDTGVSRRHLEIRSGQGTAQAIDLGSTNGSYVNGHKVVGTSELTDGATITMGRTKIIFRLLPANPGGRP, from the coding sequence ATGGGCTTGCTGGACAAAGTCGAGCGCGGCATCGAAAAGGCCGTCCGTGGAGTCTTCTCCACCGGTTCCCGAGCGCAGGTTGAGCCGGTCGAAATCGCCAGCCACCTCCGCCGCGAAGTCGACAACAAGGCCCTCACCATCGCCGCGGGACGCACCCTTGCGCCGAACGTGTTCGATGTCCTCCTCAGCGACGACGATTTCCAGCGTGCCCAGGAATGGGGCACGCCCCTCGCGGAAGAGCTGTGCGACGTCGTGATCAACCACGTCCGCAGCCAGGGGTACACCCTGCAGGGTCCGGTACGGATCAGTTTCCGCCGCGACGAGGACCACCGGGCCGGCGACTTCGAGATCAAGTCCCGCACCGAAAAGGCCGGCGGTTCCCCCTCGCAGCCGGGGACCCAGGGCACGACGCCGGCCCCGCCCGCCCGGCAGCCCGCGCGGCTTCAGCCCGTGCTGGACATCGACGGTCAGCGCTACTCGTTGAATGCTTCCTCGGTGGTTCTGGGCCGCTCCTCCGAAGCGGACATTCTGATCGACGACACCGGGGTTTCACGCCGGCACCTTGAAATCCGGTCCGGCCAGGGCACCGCGCAGGCAATTGACCTCGGTTCGACGAACGGCAGCTACGTGAATGGTCACAAAGTAGTGGGCACGTCGGAACTCACCGACGGCGCCACGATCACGATGGGACGGACCAAAATTATCTTCCGCCTTCTGCCCGCCAACCCCGGCGGCCGCCCGTGA
- a CDS encoding FHA domain-containing protein, protein MSELTITALRFGFLILLWVLIFSIVSAMRRDLMIGRKAAAGAPTARQVRRNPALAEPAPAPAKQHARELVVTEGPLKGTTLPLAASPILLGRAQEATLVLEDDYASGRHARLFPQGSRWFIEDLGSTNGTYLADQQLTRALPVELGVPVRIGKTVIELRP, encoded by the coding sequence GTGAGTGAACTGACGATCACCGCCCTGCGATTTGGCTTTCTGATTCTCCTTTGGGTTCTCATCTTCAGCATCGTCTCGGCCATGCGCCGTGACCTCATGATCGGCCGCAAGGCCGCTGCGGGAGCGCCCACCGCTCGCCAGGTGCGCCGCAACCCCGCGCTGGCAGAACCTGCTCCGGCCCCCGCGAAGCAACATGCCCGTGAACTCGTCGTCACCGAAGGACCGCTGAAGGGGACGACACTACCGCTGGCCGCCAGCCCTATCCTGTTGGGCCGGGCGCAAGAGGCCACGCTGGTCCTCGAGGACGACTATGCCTCCGGCCGCCACGCCCGCCTCTTCCCGCAGGGCAGCCGCTGGTTCATTGAGGACCTTGGTTCCACCAATGGCACCTATCTGGCAGATCAGCAGCTGACCCGGGCGCTTCCGGTGGAGCTGGGTGTCCCCGTGAGAATCGGCAAGACGGTCATTGAATTGAGGCCGTAG